A single genomic interval of Bacteroidota bacterium harbors:
- a CDS encoding RidA family protein: protein MNNDPIRTDKAPAPVGLYPHARKVGNLLFLSGIGPREAQSGNIPGLKLDKNGNFISFDFEAQCHSVFQNVKAVLEASGSSWDKLIDVTVFLTNMQRDFDTYNRIYAEYFKDNQPCRTTVGISTLPTPIAIELKCIAIIE, encoded by the coding sequence ATGAATAACGATCCAATCCGAACTGATAAAGCACCTGCACCGGTAGGCCTGTATCCGCATGCTCGCAAAGTGGGTAATTTGCTTTTTCTAAGCGGCATCGGGCCCAGAGAAGCGCAATCGGGAAATATTCCCGGTTTGAAATTAGATAAGAATGGAAATTTTATAAGCTTCGATTTTGAAGCACAATGTCATAGCGTTTTCCAAAATGTGAAAGCAGTATTGGAAGCCTCCGGTTCTTCATGGGATAAATTAATTGATGTAACCGTTTTTCTTACCAATATGCAGCGAGATTTCGATACTTATAATCGGATTTATGCAGAGTATTTTAAAGACAATCAACCTTGTCGTACCACTGTAGGAATTTCAACTTTACCAACTCCCATCGCCATCGAATTAAAATGTATAGCCATCATTGAATGA
- the kdsA gene encoding 3-deoxy-8-phosphooctulonate synthase: protein MIFKTSQHQVSIAQNFIVGSGNPLLIAGPCVIENEMLCLTVAKAMKEIAASTGFQYVFKASFDKANRTSANSFRGDGIAKGLEVLQKIKDTVGVPVLTDIHLPDQAAIVATVVDVLQIPAFLCRQTDLLLAAGETGKAVNIKKGQFMAPEDMQYAAEKVRTAGNLNVMLTERGSSFGYHNLVVDMRSLPVMRQYAPIIFDVTHSVQMPGGAGGSSSGRREFAPYLAKAAAAAGVDGFFIETHPNPEKALSDGPNMIPLNEMEKLLSQLKRIMEAAKDE from the coding sequence ATGATATTTAAAACGTCTCAACACCAGGTATCAATTGCACAGAATTTTATTGTAGGTAGTGGTAATCCATTACTCATTGCCGGCCCTTGTGTAATTGAAAATGAAATGCTTTGTTTAACTGTTGCCAAGGCGATGAAAGAAATTGCAGCAAGCACCGGATTTCAATATGTTTTTAAAGCTTCTTTCGATAAAGCAAACCGCACTTCTGCAAATTCTTTCAGAGGTGATGGTATTGCAAAAGGTTTAGAAGTGTTGCAAAAAATTAAAGATACTGTTGGCGTACCCGTATTAACAGATATTCATTTACCAGATCAGGCGGCGATAGTTGCAACAGTAGTGGATGTATTACAGATTCCCGCTTTTCTTTGTCGCCAAACAGATTTATTGTTGGCTGCCGGTGAAACGGGTAAAGCAGTAAATATTAAAAAAGGTCAGTTTATGGCGCCGGAGGATATGCAATATGCTGCCGAAAAAGTGCGCACTGCCGGAAACTTAAATGTGATGCTCACCGAAAGGGGTTCTTCTTTTGGCTATCATAATTTAGTAGTTGATATGCGCTCTCTTCCTGTTATGCGGCAATATGCCCCCATTATTTTTGATGTTACCCATTCGGTGCAAATGCCCGGTGGCGCAGGTGGTTCCAGCAGTGGAAGAAGAGAATTCGCTCCCTATCTTGCAAAGGCAGCAGCAGCAGCAGGAGTAGATGGATTTTTTATTGAAACCCACCCGAATCCTGAAAAAGCATTGAGCGACGGACCTAATATGATTCCGCTAAACGAAATGGAAAAATTACTTTCTCAACTGAAAAGAATTATGGAGGCTGCCAAGGATGAATAG
- a CDS encoding HAD hydrolase family protein: MNSIDIKLFLSDVDGVMTDGGLYFTESGDQFKRFHVHDGMAFVLLKEAGIKTGIITSENLKLVEMRAKRFQPDYIHMGVGFADKLKVAKEICKTENISLSQVAYIGDDINCMNLLKVVGFPACPANAVDAIHNLPGILRLKRSGGEGAVREFADLILNAI, from the coding sequence ATGAATAGCATTGACATCAAATTATTTTTATCCGATGTGGATGGTGTCATGACTGATGGTGGACTGTATTTCACCGAATCCGGCGATCAGTTCAAACGCTTTCATGTACATGATGGAATGGCCTTCGTGTTGCTGAAAGAAGCAGGAATAAAAACAGGAATAATTACTTCCGAAAATCTAAAGCTGGTGGAAATGCGAGCCAAAAGATTTCAACCAGACTACATCCACATGGGTGTTGGCTTTGCAGATAAATTAAAAGTGGCAAAAGAAATTTGTAAAACAGAAAACATCTCTCTCAGTCAGGTTGCCTACATCGGCGACGATATCAATTGTATGAATCTGTTAAAAGTAGTGGGATTTCCCGCCTGCCCAGCCAATGCAGTAGATGCCATACATAACCTCCCCGGAATTCTCCGACTAAAACGAAGTGGCGGTGAGGGCGCTGTGCGTGAGTTTGCAGATTTGATACTTAATGCGATTTAA
- a CDS encoding ArsR family transcriptional regulator gives MLEALITSKTRIKLLLKFFINSDSSAHLRSLAKEMNESTNSVRLELNKMSEAGLLISHNEGKTIQYAANDKHPLFPELKSLVRKYLGLDKLVEQLVRRLGDVRYAFIVGDYAQGKDSGTIDLLIVGNVDITMLNYLVGKTESVIHRKVKTEVMNLDQYNKTKPSLNKSQTLLIWSDDSVM, from the coding sequence ATGCTCGAGGCACTCATCACATCCAAAACTCGTATCAAATTACTGTTGAAGTTTTTTATCAATAGCGATTCCTCAGCCCATTTGCGGTCATTGGCGAAAGAGATGAATGAAAGTACCAACTCCGTAAGATTAGAACTCAATAAAATGTCGGAAGCCGGTTTATTGATTTCACATAATGAAGGCAAGACAATTCAATACGCCGCCAACGATAAACATCCCCTCTTCCCGGAATTAAAAAGCCTGGTAAGAAAATATTTAGGACTCGATAAACTTGTAGAGCAGCTTGTCCGCCGGTTAGGAGATGTGCGCTATGCCTTTATTGTCGGCGATTATGCGCAAGGAAAAGACAGTGGCACTATAGACCTGTTAATAGTGGGTAATGTAGACATCACTATGCTCAATTATCTTGTCGGCAAAACTGAATCCGTAATCCATCGCAAAGTAAAAACTGAGGTGATGAATTTAGATCAGTACAATAAAACAAAACCATCACTCAACAAATCGCAGACACTCTTAATATGGTCTGACGATTCAGTGATGTAG
- a CDS encoding four helix bundle protein, translated as MRNFRDYSVWKNSIQFVNSIYNEIHSFPESEKYAIISQITRASISIASNIAEGTSRTSEKDFNRFIEMSIGSSFEVETLLEILRMRNYLTEEKYNELITALNIIQKQLNALHSKLTSKH; from the coding sequence TTGAGGAATTTTAGAGACTACTCTGTCTGGAAAAATAGTATTCAATTTGTGAATTCAATATATAATGAAATACATTCATTTCCTGAATCTGAAAAATATGCAATCATTTCACAAATCACTCGTGCTTCTATTTCTATTGCAAGCAATATTGCAGAAGGAACATCCAGAACCTCTGAAAAAGATTTTAATAGATTTATAGAGATGAGTATCGGATCTTCATTTGAAGTAGAAACATTGTTAGAAATATTACGAATGAGAAATTACTTAACTGAAGAAAAATATAATGAGTTAATTACAGCATTAAATATTATCCAGAAACAATTAAATGCGTTACACTCTAAATTAACAAGCAAACATTGA